A stretch of the Alnus glutinosa chromosome 6, dhAlnGlut1.1, whole genome shotgun sequence genome encodes the following:
- the LOC133872053 gene encoding exocyst complex component EXO70I-like encodes MALKEEDSTLSKLESACSDLKILLQTSAKMDESLENMDKKLDLVDESLSTASRRVAPLQSLAMAKKALDTRINRAVTPALTLLDSFKLCESLQDNLLELSSNLSSEKTPRNRLRKLLEYVDYVDQLNAAINGISQEGEPVIQKLQEVVEFLSRTKATDQYRTHRLRQTLATLKALYESEVDAMKFDGLLDEALLNLQDEYESILEQLRHRNIGEAGTVTSDLGTDLEVEVLRRISETLAANDCLDICIGIFVKVRYRRVAKALMRLSPDYLRTYRPEEIDEMEWESLETAITLWIQHLELALKTVLVSEKKFCNQVLGKIMDGLVWPECFVKIADKIMAVFFRFGEGVARSSKEPHKLFKLLDMFDSLEKLKPDFSETFGGEAGADICTRFRELTKLLVNSSSKVFWEFGLKIEGNSDGFPPPQDGSVPKVVRYTINFLKNLAADNYRAPMAMVLRTEQIWKAGIFSKPETDENLLKDAISNVMDALQRNVESKRSHYKDKILPHIFAMNTYWYIYMRTRNTELGDLLGEQYMKTKYKAVAEESAYMYQNQAWGHLVRLLDKEDLKRLQRKEALGSIVRGKMEAFLKGLDEISQRHRGSYSIPDLDLREQIKQSTMKLLVPPYSEFLNTFSAVLQGKQYVQQIEGLLGQIFEGDDVKLKRRYSRDRIGGGNSLTLEGEIRDFRRSRSNISDM; translated from the exons ATGGCGCTCAAGGAAGAGGATTCAACTCTTTCTAAGCTCGAGTCAGCGTGTTCAGATTTGAAAATCCTGTTGCAAACGTCAGCCAAAATGGACGAAAGCCTTGAAAACATGGACAAAAAGCTTGACCTTGTGGATGAATCTCTTTCAACGGCCTCAAGAAGAGTGGCTCCTTTACAGTCCTTAGCCATGGCCAAGAAAGCCCTCGACACGCGAATCAACCGCGCCGTCACTCCCGCTCTTACTCTCCTCGACAGCTTCAAACTCTGCGAGTCTCTCCAGGACAACCTCCTCGAACTCTCATCCAATTTATCATCCGAAAAAACACCCAGAAATCGGCTCAGGAAACTTCTCGAGTACGTGGACTACGTCGATCAGCTGAATGCCGCCATTAACGGGATCAGTCAAGAGGGAGAACCGGTGATTCAGAAGCTTCAAGAAGTGGTGGAGTTCTTGAGCAGGACGAAGGCGACGGATCAGTATAGAACGCACCGTCTCAGACAAACTCTGGCTACTCTGAAAGCTCTCTATGAATCTGAGGTTGATGCGATGAAATTTGATGGGCTTCTTGATGAGGCTCTGTTGAATTTGCAGGACGAGTATGAGAGTATATTAGAGCAGTTAAGGCATCGGAATATAGGGGAAGCAGGGACAGTGACATCTGATCTGGGTACGGATCTGGAGGTTGAAGTTCTTCGACGAATTTCGGAGACTCTAGCTGCCAACGATTGTCTCGACATATGTATTGGCATCTTTGTCAAG GTGAGATACAGAAGGGTAGCCAAAGCACTGATGCGGCTAAGCCCAGATTACCTAAGAACATACAGACCCGAAGAAATCGACGAGATGGAATGGGAGAGCTTGGAGACGGCGATAACCCTTTGGATCCAACACTTGGAACTCGCACTCAAAACAGTGCTCGTATCAGAAAAGAAATTCTGCAACCAAGTTCTTGGGAAAATCATGGACGGACTGGTCTGGCCAGAATGCTTTGTCAAAATCGCCGACAAAATCATGGCAGTCTTCTTCCGATTCGGAGAGGGCGTTGCCAGGAGCAGCAAAGAGCCCCACAAGCTGTTCAAGCTCTTGGACATGTTCGACTCTTTGGAAAAACTCAAACCCGATTTCTCAGAGACTTTCGGCGGCGAAGCCGGAGCAGATATCTGTACGCGGTTCCGAGAACTTACAAAGCTCCTCGTAAACTCTTCAAGCAAAGTGTTTTGGGAATTCGGCCTCAAAATCGAAGGCAATTCAGATGGTTTTCCTCCGCCACAAGACGGCTCGGTCCCCAAAGTCGTCAGATACACCATTAACTTCCTCAAAAACCTCGCGGCCGACAATTACAGAGCACCCATGGCCATGGTTCTCCGAACAGAGCAAATATGGAAAGCGGGCATTTTCTCGAAACCCGAAACGGACGAGAACTTACTCAAAGACGCCATTTCGAACGTcatggacgctcttcagagaaACGTCGAAAGCAAAAGGTCGCACTACAAGGACAAAATCCTCCCCCACATATTTGCCATGAACACCTACTGGTACATCTACATGAGGACGAGAAACACGGAGCTAGGAGACCTTTTGGGAGAGCAATACATGAAAACCAAGTACAAGGCTGTCGCGGAGGAATCAGCGTACATGTATCAGAATCAAGCGTGGGGACATCTTGTGAGGCTGCTAGACAAAGAAGACTTGAAGAGGCTGCAACGCAAGGAGGCCCTGGGAAGCATAGTAAGAGGAAAAATGGAGGcatttttgaagggtttagacGAGATCTCACAGAGGCACAGAGGGTCTTACAGCATTCCTGATTTGGATCTGAGGGAGCAGATTAAGCAATCCACCATGAAGCTTCTGGTGCCGCCTTATTCTGAGTTCTTGAACACGTTCTCGGCTGTGTTACAGGGGAAACAGTATGTGCAGCAAATAGAAGGGTTGCTGGGTCAGATTTTTGAGGGTGACGATGTGAAACTGAAGAGGCGGTATTCCAGAGATCGGATAGGCGGGGGCAATTCATTGACCCTTGAGGGAGAGATCAGGGATTTTCGACGGTCCAGATCAAATATTAGCGATATGTGA